Sequence from the Bacillota bacterium genome:
AGTGCTTCATCTCCAGGCGTTCCGGCTCGATGCCGATGTCCGCCAGGAGCTTCTTGGTATATTCGACCCGCTGGCGGGCGCGAAGGTTGCCCGTCACGAAGTTGCAGCTGTCCTCGAAACACCCTAGTACCAGCACCCCGTCGGCCCCCTCCTCGAAGGCCTTGAGGATGTGGATGGTGTCCACCCGGCCTGTGCAGGGAACCGCCAGGAGGGTCACACCCTGGTGGTACCTGCCGCCCAGCGTGGTGGCCTGGTCCGCAGAGACGCAGGCCGAATGCTCACAGCAGAATGCCGCCACGCGGGGGGTGCACTCGCTCATAGTTTCCATCCCCCCATCACCTTGAGTTCTGCGTAGAACTCCTCATCGGAGTAGCCGGAGTAGGAAATGGCCTTGGCCGGGCACATGGTTGCGCAGACCCCGCAGCCCCTGCATGCTGCCACATCCACCACAGCGGCCCGCTTCTGGGCGCCCTCGAAGGGCGGGATGGCGATGGCCAGGTGCGGGCAGGCCCGCACGCACGTGAGACACCGGGCACACTTCACCGGGTCCACCTCGGCCTTGCGGAGGTCATCAGGGTGAGACGGCGCCTCCAGGGCCTTCAGGAACCGGGATACCTCCATGGCTATGGCCCGGGCCTCCACAGCGGAGTCATGGCCGTCGAGGTCCCCCCTGGCACCCCCAAGGGTCCACACGCCCCGGCGGTTGGTGAAGATGGGGAACAGCCTCACGTTCTCTTGCTGGAAGAAGCGACCCTTCCAGGTACCTATTCCAAGGAGGCCCGAAAGGTCAAGATCCCTGGCGGAGAGTCTCTCGTCCAGGACCAGCACATCCAGGGGAACCCTCACGGGTTCTTCCGCGAAGGAACCCCCCAGTGAGGGCATCCTCGCGGTTACGCTGGGGCTTAGCCCATCAAGGCTGGCCCGGGCGGGCTCGCCCTCCTCCTTGGCGAAGAACACGCCGGATGCCCTAGATTCCCTGTAAAGGGTCTCAAGCCCCGGGCCAGCTACCTTCGCATCCCTGGCGAAAACGTATGTCTCGCACGCGTAGTCTGACTGCAAGGCGCCAGCCATGGCCACGGCCCTAGAGGTTTGGGATACTGAGTCCCGGGCGGACACATCCACCAAGAACCCTACCCTGAGCCCCCTGAGCCTGCACACGGCGGTGAAATCATCACCCTTGAGCATCGCTTCCAGGCCTGAGAGGCTCCACACCGTGGGACCCAGCTCAAGGCCATGGTCCTCCTCGCTGAACCGGGATTCCTTGCCCGTGGCAATCACCAGGGCCCCCGCTGTGACCTCGTTCACATCCTTGCCTAGCTCCACCTCCAGGGCAAAGCGGCCGGGACCTCCGGAGAGGCTCCTCACGCGGCCCTGGACAGGAACGGCCTCATATCCCAGGGAGGCCACCTCGGATGCCACCAGGTCAGCGTCGGGACCTGTACCCAGGATGGCCACGGACCTTGAGCCCTGGACGGGCTCGGGCTTCTTCCACTCCCTCTCCTGGACCCTGGCCACCGCCGCCGCCAGCAGCATGGCTGCCTTGTCCTGTGCATTGTCATGGGCCCAGGAGCACTGCTCCCTCAGGTTCACAAAGAGGGCTGTTCCTGGGTTCCAGCCAGCCTCAGCCAGGGCCTCCCCCATGGTGGTGGCCGATGCCCAGGGAGAGCACGCGGCAACCACCACCCGCTCCACACCCTCTCTGCCCAGGAGCGTGGCGGCCTCGGAGAACTCCTCAGGGTCACACATCTCGCTGACCCGGCGGGCAGGCACGCCCTGGGGCAACGACGCCTCCAGGGCGTCCAGGTCAATGTTGCGGAGGCTACCACCGCAGTCGCATAACAGCAGGCCCGTCTTGTATTTCGTCATGTGACCTCAACTCCCAGGAGCGAAATGACAGCCTTGGCCGCCCCCCGGGCATGGGCCTGGGTACCGGGGATGGCCATGGGCCCAGTGCAGGCGCCCGCCAGGAACACACCGGGCCGCCTGGTGGACCACGGTGACCCACCCTGGCCAAAGAAGCCGTGGGCATCCTTGTTGAGCCCCAGCCGCTGGGCTAGGAACTCCGTGTCGCCTCCAGGCCAGACACCGACCGATAGCACCACCGCGTCGAACTCCTCCCATACCACGTGGGCCGCCCGGACATCCTCGTAGCCCACCTTCACCTTTCCTCCCTCGGCCTTGACCTCTCCGGGCATCCCCTGGATGAGACGAAGGTTCCTGGAGGCCTCCTGGTACAGGTCGCCAGCCCCCTTGGCCGCGGTCTGGAGGTCCATGTAGAGCACGGATACCTCGCACTGGGGCATCCCGTTCTTCAAGTGAAGCGCCATTCGCAGGCCGTACCTGCAGCACACCTCAGAGCAGTAGTTGCTCCCCAGCTGGACGTTCCTGGAGCCCACGCACTGGATGAAGGCCACGTGGCCGGGCTGGGAGCCGTCCGGCATGAGCAGCGTGGAATGAGCCCTCAGGGTCTCCTCCATCTCCAGGCCCGTGTATACCTGGGGGAATCGCCCGTATCCGAGGTTCGGGAGCACCGACGGGTCAAAGGCCTCGAAACCCGTGGCCACTATCACAGCGCTGGCCTCTATCTGGTACTCCCGGGCCTGGGCGCCGGGGTTGATTGCCCCGAAGGGACACACCTTCGCCATCTCCTCAAGGGAGTGGCCCTGGCAGTGTTCCAGGGTATAGGTGGAGGGTACCCCCCCGCCAGGGAGGGGCTTCACACAGTCACAACCCCTCTCTAGGCACCACTGGGCGCACAGGCCGCACCCGGTACAGAGCGCGGGGTCTATGTAGAGGGGTGCCTGGCGCACCCTGGCCAGGAAGGCACCGGGCTCCCCCTCCAGGGATACCACCTCGGCCCGGACGTGAAAGCCTAGGCCTGGGGTTCTCCTGAGTTCCTCAATCTTGTCGCTGGCCAGGCATACTCCGCACTTCTGGCACTTGTCCGTGGCCTTGCAGCCGTATTTCACCGTCTTGCCGCCAAGGTAGGCAGACTTCTCCACGATCTCCACGGGCACGCCCATCCTGCCCAGCTCAACAGCCGCGGTGATACCTGCCAGCCCACCTCCGATGACCAAAACCCTTGTGTTAGCCAAATCACCGCCCCCTTAGGTTCCCTTGGGTCTTACCCTCGCCTCTGGCGGAAGACCTTCAGGTAGGAGTCGGCGTAGATCTCCTGGTTCAGGAGGATCCTGCCGGTGGCTATGGCATCCATGAGGGCTCCGTCCTCGACATTGAGTATTGCGGCGTCGAGCCCCATGGCCATGGCCATCACCATGAAGGTCCGGTCCACCAAGGGCCGGTCCACGGCCTTCTGTGACACATTGCTCAAGCCCACCACGGTCTTAGGCGGGGGGCTGGAAAGGCTCTTGACGTTTGCGATGGTCGTAAGGACCTCAGGCACGTGGTCCTGGGCCACGTTCACAGGGAGTATGAGCGGGTCGATGAAAAGGTCCTCCAGGGGGAAACCGAACTCGTCGGCCGCCGCCACCAGTTCCATGGCCAGGGCCGTCCTGTTGTCGGCGTCCTTGGGTATGCCCTTTTTGTCCATGGTGAGGCCGATGACCTTGGCCCCGTATTTCTTGGCCATGGGGAACACCCGCTCGACCTTGGGCCTCTCTGCCGGGCAGGAGTTGACCAGGGCAGACTTCTTGCAGACCTGGAGCCCTGCCTCGATAGCATCGTAGTCAGTGCTATCCAAACACAGGGGGAGGTCAGAGACCTCCTGCACAACGCTGACCAGCCACTTCATGGCCTCCACCCGGTCTTCGGCTGTGGGTCCCACATTGACGTCCAGGTAGGTGGCACCCGCCTCGGTCTGAACTATGGCCAGTCTCTTGATGGTCCCGGCGTCCTTGGTCCTGACGGCCTTCCCCACATCCCGAAACATCCCGTTGATGCGTTCACCTATGAGAATCACATCGATCCCTCCCGGGAATTGATGGCCTTCTTAGAAGGCATTAGAGACCATGAGCTCCTCTACCTGGCGCCGCACCATCTCCACGCTCCTGGGATGCCTCAGCACCAGGACGTGGATGCCCGACTGGAGCAGGGCCGAAGCTGTCACGCCCTCGAAGAGAATCCCACGGCCCTCCAGGTCCCCCCAACCGGGGAACTGGTCCTGGGGCGCATTGGCCTCCTTGGACCTCCAGGCCTCGTATCCCACTATGCCGATGGTGGGCATGGCAAGCATGGAGTCACCACTCAGGGCTCCCAGGCGCATCCTCTCGAGGATGCTGTAGACGTACTCGATACCGTAACCCAGGGCCGCCGCGGTGGGGTCAATGACAATGCGATCCAGGGGCACGCTCATCTCCGAGATGAGGATGTTCAGCTGCTTGCAGATGTTGATGTCGATGGGTGACTGGGCTATGATGCAGTGCTTGTTGGCCATGCAGGCAGCCGACAGGGTCTTGTAGTTCTCCTGCGTGGCCACGCCCAGGAGGAGGTTCTCTCCAGCCCCCGCCTCTGCCACCGTGGGCATCACCAGGTTATCCTTCTCGGCATCCCCGCACCCCACAACGATGAGGGGAACATCCACAGCCTCCAGCACCTTCTTCACGGTCTTCCCGCACTGGTCGGGCCCGGTATTCTCCAGGTCCGGGTGGGCCGATTGCAGCCTCAGGTAGACGAGGTCGGCTCCCAGCTCGCTGACACACTTCTGGGCCCAGGCCGCCGGGTCGCCTAAGACGTCCCTAAAGGGCTTCTTCACCACTTCATTCCAGTCTTCGGGGTCCCTGTCCACCACCTCCAGGGCGATGACAGGCCTTGAGGGCTGCTCTCCTTCAAAGTGAAGGAAGGGCATTGTTGTCTCTCCGCCCACGGTGACAGTGTTGCCACGGGTGCCCCCCTGTTCCCGGGTGGCTCCCAGCACCACCTTACCTACCTGGCTGGTGTACCTTTCGACGATCTTCTCCACAGCCACGGATTATCCCCCTTCGCTAGTGACTCATGCTCCTACACTCTGTAAGATCTCACACACCGCCTGGAGTGCCGGGGAATCGCCGGGCAGGTCCACCAGGGGCTCTCCCTCCAGGTCCCGGCGGGCCACCTCCCCGTCCAGGGGAACCGTTCCCGCCAGATCAAGTCCGGTCTTCTGTATCTCCGGGGCCAGCGCCTCAAGGTCCCCCTGCCTCACCTTGGTGACGACCAGGAGCACCCTGCCTATGTTCAACTTCAGGGACTTGCAGAGCCCCTTTACCCTGCCTGCCGATCTGATACCCCTCACGGTGGGGTCTGACGTCACGAAGAGCACGTCCACGTCCCGGGCAAGCCTCCTTGAGAGGTGCTCCAGGCCGGCCTCGTTGTCCATGATCATGTAGGGGTAGTTCTCGCTAAGTCTCTCCACGTGACGCTTGAGGATCTCGTTGGGGAAGCAGTAGCAGCCGGGCCCCTCGGGTCCCCCCATCACCAGGAGGTCCACGTGACGCCCCTCAGCCAGGGACTCGTTCAGCCTGAGCTCGATGTAGGCGTCCTTGGTCATGCCCACGGGCACATCCTTGGCGGCCTTCGTCTCCGAGAGGATCTCCGAGATGGTCAGGTCAACCTCGAGGCCCAGCGCCTCGTTGAGGTTGGCGTTAGCGTCAGCGTCCACGGCGAGGATGGGCACCTTGCCCTGGTCCTCCAGGCACCGCACAGCCAGGGCCGCGAAGGTGGTCTTGCCGGTGCCTCCCTTACCCGCCACTGACAGGTGGATCCCCAAGGTTCTCCCCCTTTTTCTACCTGCTCTCCGAGCCTAATCCCGTGACTGACGGGAAGAGGCCCATGTCCGTGTGGGGTATGAACATAGCCGAGACATACTCTTCCATGAAGGTGGTTCCCACGCTCAACTCTAGATAGGTCATCTTCTGTGCCAACCCCAGGGCTTCGTCCCTGGCCTCCTGGCTCATGAGGGCGAGCCTCGCCCCCTTGATGGAGGTGTTGCCCACGAAGGTATAAAGTCCAGGGTCCACGTCGGGCAAAAGCCCGATCTCTACGGAATCCCGGATGTTCAGGTAGTTGCCGAACCCCCCGGCAATGTATATGCGGGAGATGGCCTCCAGGGGTAGGTCCACGGCCCTCAGGAGGGAGCGGATCCCAGCGTAAACCGCACCCTTTGCCCTGAGGAGGTTCTTCACATCGTTCTCGGTGATCACGATGTCCTGGCCTGTCTCCCCATATAGGCCCGGGACCACCAGGTACTCGGGACCGTCCTCCCCCATCAGGAGCCGGGGGTGCTCCCCATCCATGAGGAAACTCCCGGATCGATCGATAATCCCGGCGCGCCTCATCTCGGCCAGGGCATCCACCAGCCCCGAGCCGCAGATCCCCTTGGGCTCCGAGCCACCTACCGTTGTGATGTGGCAGTCCAGCGTACCTGGCTCGATCTCCAACCGCTCTATGGCGCCGGGGCTGGCCCTCATGCCCGAGGTTATGCCGCTCCCCTCGAAGCAGGGTCCAGCCGAACAGGCGCAGGAGACCAGCCAGTCACAATTCCCCAGCACCATCTCCCCGTTGGTTCCGATGTCAATGAAGAGTGAAACCTCCTCGCTGTGAGCCATGCCTGTGGCCAGGACACCTGAGACGATGTCCCCGCCCAGGTAGCTGGCCACGGACGGGAAGGCCCATACCGGAGCCTCCGGGTGAACCTGGAGTCCCAGCTCCCCCGCGGGGACCGGCGGGAAGCCGGTGGCCGCCGGGATGTAGGGCTCAAGCCTGATGTACCGGGGAGACACCCCCATGAAGAGGTGGGTCATTGTGGTGTTCCCGGCGACACATGCCGCCTGGATCTCCCCGGGCTCGATGCCCCTCTGGCTTAAAGCCTTGCGAACGAGCCCATTTATCGTTTCCACGCACGCCTCCTGGAGCTCCCGGAGCCCCCCGGGGTTTTCTGAGGCGTGGATAATGCGGCTTATCACATCGTCCCCAAACAAGGCCTGGCGGTTGTAGGTGCCACGGCTGTCCAGGATCGCGCCTGTAGCCAGGTCCACGAGGTAGGTGACAATGGTGGTCGTACCTATGTCCACCGCTAGGCCAACCCCGGGCCCGGTGCTCTCACACCCGGGCTTCAGCCCGAAGGCCTCCAGTGACCTGGATGCCCGGGAAAGGCTCAGGGTGACCCTCCACTCGGCCTGCCTTAGTGTCTCTGGCATCCCCTCGAGGAAACGCCGTGGCGCCAGGATCTCCCCTTGGATGCCCGCCTTCCTGATGTGAGTCCTGAGTCTCACCAGGTCAGCCGCGCAGTCACTTAGGGTGGGAGGGTCCATCCTCAGGGCCACCCGGAAGGCCAGGGGGCTTGACGGGTAACGCTCGGGGCTCTCCAGGGACTCCTCTGCCAGGACCTCCCTCCGGCTCATCTTGTCCAGGAGCACCCTGTGGTCCGCCAGGCGGGAGGTCTCGGGAACCTCCACCACCGTGTCACCCTGTACCAGCGATGAGCAGGCCTGCACATAGCCGGCCTCCTTGAGCCGGGGAGGAAGGTGCCCCTGTTCCGCCGCGACAAGACCCTCCTTGACCAGGACGGCGCAGCGCCCGCAGGTGCCCTCCCCGCCGCAGTTGCTCCTGATAGGTATTCCGGCCAGGGTGGCCGCGCGCAAAAGGTCTGTTCCCGCATCCACCTGTACGCTGGCATCCTCCGGCATGAACCGGACCGTGAACCGTTTCACATCATCACTTCCGTATCTATTGCTTCCTTGACCTCACCCAGGCAGGGATGCCCGAGGCCTCCCTGGGCCCCACGAGCACCTTCCATCCCGAGAGCTCCTGGAGCTTGCCTGAGAGCACCGCCACGTGCCCGGGAATGACCGCCTCACGGTGGTTCACCATTTCCTCAAGCCCGCTGGCCTTGATGGCTTCAGCTATGGATTCGCCGCTGAACTTGCCAGCTGCCCACGCCGTCAGCACTGAGGTGCCGTCGGTGTCCACCGCCAGGATGTAGCCGGGAACCTTTGATGCGTCCACCTCTCCCTCCACCGCGAAGTAGGAGAGGGAGAAGTTGGTTGTGACGTACACCGGGCTCTCCGGTGTGACGTTCCCTACCGTCCACACCTTGGCCTCTACCTGGATGGGTTTCTGCGGGTCGGTGTAGACGTTGAGTCTCCAGGTGATGAGTGGGAGCAATTCGTGTAGCTCGCATGCATCCATCACGACGATGCTGGCGAACTTGGCCACATACATGGAGGCCTCCACAACCTGGAGGTCGGTTTCCTGGGCCTTGGTAAAGGCGATGGTGGGATAGCCAAAGGGCCTGAACTTCTTCTTCACAGAAAGCCTGCGGATCTGGGTCAGGGCAGCCAGCGCCGGGGAGAGCTCTCTGTCGCCGGGGTCCAGCACCAGTTCCTTGTAGTCCAAGGCGGCAACCTTTGCTGAGAGGTTGGCCACATCATCAAGGCCACTGCCCAGGACGGCCAGGGGGCAGCCGTACTTCTTGGCTACCTCTGTCACAGCCTCGAAGTTATCCACGGTAGCCGCGTACAGCAAGGGCTTGCGCTCCGCCACCAGGCCCACTATCTCCTCCATGAGGGCCTGATTTCCCGCAAATGGCCTCACATCAACGATGAGGTTCCACTGGGTCTTGTCCCTGGCCGCCTTCAAGGTGGCCTTGAAGGCCTCCGCATCACCGGACTCGGCCATGACGGCTACTCCGTCAACCCGGAAGGTCTGGCCCACCCTGTCGTATACCAGGGCGTTCACCTTCCTGATCTTGGCCTCGAGGTCCTCCGGGGCCATCATATCGGTCACCCGGATGAAGATGCCTGTGGGACTGACAAAGGTCTTGTCATGCCTGTAGATGACGGTCTCGTCCCCCATCTTCAGCGCTGTTTCGCCCGTACCCATCACAACGGTCTTGATGGGAGGAGCCGCTGCTGAAGAGAGGTTCTCCCGGGCTTCCTCGGTCACGTAGGGACAGGCGTCCAGGGACGCCTTTCCAGCAGCCAGCTGCATGGCGAAAGCCAGGCACGTAGGGGGCCCGCACTCGCCGCAGTTCTTCTTTGGGAGCTGCTTATAGATATCCAGTCCCGTCAGGGCCATGCTAGTTGATCCTCCTTTTCTTATTGCTCACCCCGGGGCAACGCATCGCCCCAAGGAAGAAAGGCCAAGATTTGACGACCATAAAGGGGAAAACTGCAAACCTAATACTCATTCGACGACTGTAGCAGGAATCCTCCGGGCAGCGGCCCTAGCGGGGAGAGTGGCACTTGCGTGAACTTTCAGTACCGCTAGAAGCGTGAGGCCGGGTGATCCCTCACCCGGCCTTCAGTGTTATTCATCTTGGACTAGAGCCCGGTTCTCCCCCACGAGTCCCTCTCCAATCCCTGTCTCCCCGCGGCCAATATAGCATTCCGGGCCTGGGGCGTCAAAAAAGGGGGAATGCCCTCTAGGACGGCGTGTCCTCCCCCGGGGTGGGCGCCTCAGGCTGCCTAGAACGCGTCATCCGGGGAAGCACCCAGGTGATGCCCAGGAATACCAGGGCTATGACGATGCTGGCCACCTGGGCAAGGCTCATTCCCGCCAGGTATAACCCGGAGTCCCGCCAGACCTCCGCCACGAACCTCACCAGCGCGTATCCTATGACGTAGTGAAGGAACACCTGCCCGTCATACGAGGGCCTGCGCAGTCTCCATATGAGGTACCCGAAGAGCCCGAAGTCAAGGAGCATCTCGTAGATCTGGGCCGGGTGTCGAAGGCCCGGCGCATACCTGGTCAGGGTGGCCCAGGGCACACCGGAGAGCACACCGTAGCAGCACCCGTTCAGAAAACACCCCACCCGGGCGATGCCCGTGCCCAGGGCAACCGCTGGGGCTACAACGTCTGCGTGGGGCCAGAAGGCCACCCTCAGCCTTAATGAGACCAGGTACCCTGCGAACAACCCCCCGAGGACCCCCCCGTGGAGGGAGAGGCCACCGTCAGGGAGGTTCAGGATGGACACGGGGTTCTCCAGGTATGGGCCGGGATTGAGAAGCACATAAAGGAGCCGCGACCCGGCAATGGCGGCCATCACGATGTAGACGGCCGCCTGCAGGATAGCATCAGCGCTAAGGCCTTTCCTCCTCGCCAGGGTCATGGACACCAGGGTGCCACATATGAAGGCCAGGGCCAGGAATGTACCGTAGGCGTAGATCTTCAAAGGCCCCAGTTGCACTAGGACTGGGTGCACAGGCCATGCCTCCTGCGTCAGACGTACTTGTCCAGGCGCCTCTTCAACTCGGCCTTGGGCAGGAAGCCCACCAGCCTGTCCACGGCCTCCCCGCCCTTGAACACCATCATGGTGGGGATGCTCATAACCCCATATTGTCCCGCCAGCGCCTGGTTCTCATCCACGTTAACCTTGGCGATGGTCATCTTGCCCGAGTACTCCTGGGCCAGCTCGTCAAGGATCGGGGCTACCTGCCGGCACGGGCCGCACCAGGGTGCCCAGAAGTCCACGAGGACGGGGCCCGGGGCCTCAGTGACCTCCTTCTTGAAACTCGCCTCGGTTACATGGGTAACCTCGGACATGCTCACTACCTCCTTCTTATACCCCTGGGGGTATCCAAGGCCATTATACCCTTCCCTCCAGAGGGGGTCAACAGGAGAACTTCATGAACAGTTCAATGGCCCTCTCGGCGGAGTCTCCCTCACCGGCGTCCTGGCGGATGCAGTCCAGGAGGTTTACGCTGATGATGCGGATACCCGTGTTGTTCACTGCCTCCCTTATGGCTGCCAGCTGCAGGATGACCTCCTCGCACTCCCTGCCCTCTTCTACCATCTTTATCACGCCCCGGGCCTGTCCCTCGACCCGCCTCATGCGGCGCAGTATGTCCTCCCGCCAGTCACCTTTGTCTTTCACCCGGGAATCCCTCCTTAGGGTAGAACTTCCTGCAGGACACCCGGGGGAAGGCCGGATCGCTCCCAGGCCTCCTGGTAGTTTCCCTTCGCCGGGTCCAGGTGCCCCGAGGCCAGCAGGGCGGCCTCCACCGCATTCGCGCCGAAACGAGCCCCTCCCATGGAGGGCATAGTGGCAAACACCCTCGGGGCGCCTCGCTCCTTAAGTTCCCTGGCGTCGCGCTCTCCCAGGGATGACGCCAGTATAGTAGTTCCCTGGAGGTGCCGCGGCATCCTTCTCCGCATTAGGTGAAACTCACCCGCCACCAACCCAAACCCCTGGGGGCCCAATGGAGTGCTCCCCCAACGCCCCTGTGCGCCACCCAGGGGGTAGAGGAGCCTCAAGGGAACCCTGGCGAGGAGGGGCATGAACAGGGGCGCCAGTGACTCGGCCACGGGCACGGGGGGGATGAGGGGGAGCCCCGAGGAGAAGTAGGGGTCTCCGGCCCAGACCAGGGCGCCAGCCTCCGCCAGAGCCCAGGCAAGCTCAGGCCTGTCCAGGTAAGCGGTGAAGAGCACCCTGAGCCCGTCGAGTCTCATCTCTTGCCCAAGGGCGGCCACGCACCCTGGCTCCACGTGGGCCTTGACGCCCTCCCCGTCTGTGAGGGGCGTCTCCCGGGCGAAACCGGCCAGGTACTGGCCGGCGGGAAACGGGTACCTCCTGGTCCTTGTCCTGTAGTACAGGTTGCAGCCGCCCAGGCCCAGGGCGTCCACTCGCCCGTCCATCTCCCGGAGCATCCTGGCGGCCCTATCCATGTCCCCGTCGCAGCCTCGCCTCTCCAGGTGGACCGTGGCACCCCCCAGATCCACATGGGCCTCCCGGTCCCCCGCCCGGGAACCCAGGGACACGCTGAGGGCGCGTCTCATCTCCTACGCCGCCAGGCAAGGTATAGAAGTACCAGGGCTACCAGGGGAGTGGACCCGCGGCTCAACTGGGCTACCAGGGGCAGCATGGAGGGCTCCGGCAGGGTGGGATGAAGCCCCCAGGTGTAGTCGGCGTAGTCGTTAACCAGGGCCCAGGCGGTGGCTGCCAGGACCGGGCCGGGGGATGGCGCCCATCGAGCGGAGAAAAGGATGGCCTGGAGGGCCATGGCCCCGTGAGAGAGGCTTAGGTGAAACATCTGGAAGTCCAGCACTCCGTTGCGAGCCCAGGCCAGGGCCATGACCAGTACCGTCCATGGGCCGTACTTGAGGTTTGAAAAGTAGGCAAAGGCCTCGAGCAGGGGGATCCTGCGCCCAGCCAGGAGTGACAAGAGGAAGGCCGAAAACAGCAGCACCGATAGGGGTGAGTCCGCCACCAGGGGCCACAGGTAGGCAGGGGTGGCCGCCAGCTGCTGGCGGTACCAGTAGAAGCCATACAGGGCCCCACCCAGGTTGACCAGGGCCAGGGGACCCCACCAGCGGCGGTCCCGGGGTAATGAGGTGAGCCATCCAATGATAACCAGGGGTCATCCCTCCGGGGTAGCAGCCATTCCGCTATGGGCATTCTACTACACGGAGGCCCACGGCGCAATTGGGGCCATGCGGGGCTCTAGGACCTTTCGAAGAAAGCGCTTCGGGCCACGGGAAGGGATCGGGCTGGGCTGGAAGAACTGTTGACCCAGGTATCAAGGAAGGGGGCACATCGTGAATGCGGTGAAGAAGTGCCTCAGGGAGGGAAGGCCTGCGGTGGGCCACTGGGTTAGCCTGGCCTGTCCTGCGGTAACGGAGATCCTGTCGGGATCTGGCATGGACTGGCTGGTGTTTGATACGGAGCACGGCTCCCTGGGTGATGAGACCCTGGAGGACCTCATGAGGGCAATGACGGGAAGCGGGGTAACTCCCCTTGCGAGGGTGGCGGGGAATGACCCCGTGCTCATCAAGAAGGTGCTGGACAGGGGGGCTCAGGGTGTGGTGGTCCCCCTGGTGAACTCCCCGGAGGAGGCTTTGGCCACCGTGGCGGCGTCGCGATACCCGCCGGAGGGCATCAGGGGGGTCGCGGGGACCAGGGCCAACCGTTACGGGGCCCACCTCCCCCAGTACTTCGCTGAGTGGAACGAAGACGTCCTGGTGGCATGCCAGGTCGAGACTACAGCGGCCCTCAGCCAGGTAGAGGCCATCGCGGCGGTGCCAGGTGTGGACATACTGTTCCTGGGACCCTATGACCTCTCGGCCAACCTGGGGATCCTGGGGCAGTTCCAGCACCCGGAGTTCCAGAGGGCAAAGGACCGGGTGCTCAAGGCCGCCCTGGATGCAGGGATCTGCGCAGGTTACTTCGCCAGTAGCGCCCAGGAGGCCATAGCCCGGATAGAGGAGGGCTTCCGCTTCGTGGCCATGGGGACCGATGCTCGCCTTCTTGCCCGGGCTGCAGAGGACCTCTACAGGGGGGTTAGGGCGTTCCTTGACGGGTGGGGCAACAGGCCTTGAACGGCTACTGCCAGATGACTGGAGCGAGGAACATGCTGAGAAGAAGCCATTGTGTCTTAGCCCTGCTGCTCATCGTGACCCTGGTGGCGGGTTGCGGCTTTAATCCCCAGGAAGGGGAGCCCTGCGAGCCGGACCCCCCCGGCAAGGAGCCGGGGAGCCCGCCCCCGGTGTGAGGTATAACCCCTGCCCCGTCGGGGCGGGATGGTGTCGCCGGTATGTTCCACAGGCACCTAGCCTAGTTTCTTGACAGGAGGCCACTCATGCCATTTCACAGCATATTCA
This genomic interval carries:
- a CDS encoding ASKHA domain-containing protein, which encodes MKRFTVRFMPEDASVQVDAGTDLLRAATLAGIPIRSNCGGEGTCGRCAVLVKEGLVAAEQGHLPPRLKEAGYVQACSSLVQGDTVVEVPETSRLADHRVLLDKMSRREVLAEESLESPERYPSSPLAFRVALRMDPPTLSDCAADLVRLRTHIRKAGIQGEILAPRRFLEGMPETLRQAEWRVTLSLSRASRSLEAFGLKPGCESTGPGVGLAVDIGTTTIVTYLVDLATGAILDSRGTYNRQALFGDDVISRIIHASENPGGLRELQEACVETINGLVRKALSQRGIEPGEIQAACVAGNTTMTHLFMGVSPRYIRLEPYIPAATGFPPVPAGELGLQVHPEAPVWAFPSVASYLGGDIVSGVLATGMAHSEEVSLFIDIGTNGEMVLGNCDWLVSCACSAGPCFEGSGITSGMRASPGAIERLEIEPGTLDCHITTVGGSEPKGICGSGLVDALAEMRRAGIIDRSGSFLMDGEHPRLLMGEDGPEYLVVPGLYGETGQDIVITENDVKNLLRAKGAVYAGIRSLLRAVDLPLEAISRIYIAGGFGNYLNIRDSVEIGLLPDVDPGLYTFVGNTSIKGARLALMSQEARDEALGLAQKMTYLELSVGTTFMEEYVSAMFIPHTDMGLFPSVTGLGSESR
- the acsC gene encoding acetyl-CoA decarbonylase/synthase complex subunit gamma, which produces MALTGLDIYKQLPKKNCGECGPPTCLAFAMQLAAGKASLDACPYVTEEARENLSSAAAPPIKTVVMGTGETALKMGDETVIYRHDKTFVSPTGIFIRVTDMMAPEDLEAKIRKVNALVYDRVGQTFRVDGVAVMAESGDAEAFKATLKAARDKTQWNLIVDVRPFAGNQALMEEIVGLVAERKPLLYAATVDNFEAVTEVAKKYGCPLAVLGSGLDDVANLSAKVAALDYKELVLDPGDRELSPALAALTQIRRLSVKKKFRPFGYPTIAFTKAQETDLQVVEASMYVAKFASIVVMDACELHELLPLITWRLNVYTDPQKPIQVEAKVWTVGNVTPESPVYVTTNFSLSYFAVEGEVDASKVPGYILAVDTDGTSVLTAWAAGKFSGESIAEAIKASGLEEMVNHREAVIPGHVAVLSGKLQELSGWKVLVGPREASGIPAWVRSRKQ
- the lgt gene encoding prolipoprotein diacylglyceryl transferase, whose translation is MHPVLVQLGPLKIYAYGTFLALAFICGTLVSMTLARRKGLSADAILQAAVYIVMAAIAGSRLLYVLLNPGPYLENPVSILNLPDGGLSLHGGVLGGLFAGYLVSLRLRVAFWPHADVVAPAVALGTGIARVGCFLNGCCYGVLSGVPWATLTRYAPGLRHPAQIYEMLLDFGLFGYLIWRLRRPSYDGQVFLHYVIGYALVRFVAEVWRDSGLYLAGMSLAQVASIVIALVFLGITWVLPRMTRSRQPEAPTPGEDTPS
- the trxA gene encoding thioredoxin, which gives rise to MSEVTHVTEASFKKEVTEAPGPVLVDFWAPWCGPCRQVAPILDELAQEYSGKMTIAKVNVDENQALAGQYGVMSIPTMMVFKGGEAVDRLVGFLPKAELKRRLDKYV
- a CDS encoding metal-sensitive transcriptional regulator, with the translated sequence MKDKGDWREDILRRMRRVEGQARGVIKMVEEGRECEEVILQLAAIREAVNNTGIRIISVNLLDCIRQDAGEGDSAERAIELFMKFSC
- a CDS encoding quinate 5-dehydrogenase, with the protein product MRRALSVSLGSRAGDREAHVDLGGATVHLERRGCDGDMDRAARMLREMDGRVDALGLGGCNLYYRTRTRRYPFPAGQYLAGFARETPLTDGEGVKAHVEPGCVAALGQEMRLDGLRVLFTAYLDRPELAWALAEAGALVWAGDPYFSSGLPLIPPVPVAESLAPLFMPLLARVPLRLLYPLGGAQGRWGSTPLGPQGFGLVAGEFHLMRRRMPRHLQGTTILASSLGERDARELKERGAPRVFATMPSMGGARFGANAVEAALLASGHLDPAKGNYQEAWERSGLPPGVLQEVLP
- a CDS encoding DUF1405 domain-containing protein, with product MVIIGWLTSLPRDRRWWGPLALVNLGGALYGFYWYRQQLAATPAYLWPLVADSPLSVLLFSAFLLSLLAGRRIPLLEAFAYFSNLKYGPWTVLVMALAWARNGVLDFQMFHLSLSHGAMALQAILFSARWAPSPGPVLAATAWALVNDYADYTWGLHPTLPEPSMLPLVAQLSRGSTPLVALVLLYLAWRRRR